The following are encoded together in the Kingella negevensis genome:
- a CDS encoding class I SAM-dependent methyltransferase, translating into MLDKQFLYDWFTHDTLGSYLIIQEQDFIQTALSKYRPYRTLWLGDLSTHIAQKMQPENSITQSEYLPAEIIASAQTLPWRSNTFDCIITAHLPETEPQLTQILAELYRITTPQGHLLLTSFNPYSLWRFWRTAQLPNVSKSLSLSHIQQHAQSAQWQIEKVKFINHLPPFRQPENWQLIEYAGEYLWTQGATIHGIVLAKQVAQITPTTQTQTNIDFDDLNALSIARLNNQ; encoded by the coding sequence ATGCTAGACAAACAATTCCTATACGACTGGTTTACCCACGACACACTCGGCAGCTATCTCATCATACAAGAGCAAGACTTCATTCAAACCGCCCTCAGCAAATACCGCCCCTATCGCACCCTATGGCTTGGCGACCTATCCACCCACATCGCCCAAAAAATGCAGCCTGAAAACAGCATCACCCAAAGCGAATATCTCCCTGCTGAAATCATCGCCAGCGCACAAACCCTGCCATGGCGCAGCAACACTTTTGACTGCATCATCACCGCTCACCTACCCGAAACCGAACCCCAACTCACCCAAATCCTAGCCGAACTCTACCGCATTACTACCCCACAAGGACACTTATTACTTACCAGTTTCAATCCCTATTCCCTCTGGCGATTTTGGCGCACAGCCCAGCTACCCAACGTCAGCAAAAGCCTGTCACTCAGCCACATACAACAACACGCCCAATCCGCTCAATGGCAAATAGAAAAAGTCAAATTCATCAACCACCTTCCCCCATTCAGGCAGCCTGAAAACTGGCAACTGATTGAATATGCAGGAGAATACCTCTGGACACAAGGTGCAACCATTCACGGTATTGTGCTAGCCAAACAAGTTGCCCAAATCACACCCACCACCCAAACACAAACCAATATTGATTTTGACGACCTAAACGCGCTAAGCATTGCCAGATTAAATAATCAATAA
- a CDS encoding LysM peptidoglycan-binding domain-containing protein, producing MFILPNLAYGKEFQPAQTSAAMMRMQTFPFSASSSSTGFVSSLFGSGDIWGNLRKNFRMNEVNSSLVRSHESKFVNNSAYFNRTIQRSTPYMYHIANEVNKRNMPAEVALLPFIESAYVTKAKSHVGASGLWQFMPATGRHYGLEQTPLYDGRHDVYAATDAALDYLQYLYGLFGDWSLALAAYNWGEGNMSRAVNRAMAAGLPPTYENLRMPNETRNYVPKLLAVRNLVRNPQSYGLSLPDIKSEPYFKAVEVKTPMDIMAAAHLANISEDEFLRLNPAFKTPVFIPKDNRRMLLPVDSVRTFESNYKDADKKALLSWDVFTPDSRMALTDIANQTGSSVSELKQLNGVSGTHINAGRSILVAKNRASGIRSIADFAKADVDNTPDTFVEQQPVLRAGALNTVVPVARTTPVVATSNQIKAPVQEVVATTSVATSVVTEAVYTSVAQPAPKAEVAQANTVEASTPVETTVTQVINIPVIPEESEATRLTQEAQERAETQERIRVALAKADAEEAKARAISELRAAEERKRQQQIAAAEKAKAEAQAKAEAVAAKKAELELAQAKAKGIHKVSSGDTLSSIAVRYDVSVADLVFANNIKANHIETGQTLKINVRNSAKAAELAAVKKAELELAQAKGIHKVVNGDTLFNIAGRYDVSVADLIAANNIKGNHIEIGQKLKVTVKNSAKRTETTKVENDSRKSDASKSIIPATHTVKKGETLEGLAARYGLKVNDLKRFNNGESTIKVGQKIKLS from the coding sequence TTGTTTATTTTACCTAATTTGGCTTATGGTAAAGAGTTTCAGCCTGCGCAAACGAGTGCTGCGATGATGCGCATGCAAACTTTTCCTTTTAGTGCGTCTTCTAGCTCGACTGGTTTTGTCAGTAGCTTGTTTGGCTCTGGCGATATTTGGGGAAATTTGCGTAAAAATTTCCGTATGAATGAGGTGAATTCTTCGTTGGTTCGTAGTCATGAAAGTAAGTTTGTGAATAACAGTGCTTATTTTAATCGGACGATTCAGCGTAGTACGCCTTATATGTACCACATCGCGAATGAGGTGAATAAACGCAATATGCCTGCGGAAGTGGCTTTGTTGCCGTTTATTGAGAGTGCGTATGTAACGAAGGCTAAATCTCATGTGGGTGCGTCTGGTTTGTGGCAGTTTATGCCTGCTACGGGTCGCCATTATGGTTTGGAGCAAACGCCTTTGTATGATGGTCGTCATGATGTGTATGCGGCGACTGACGCGGCTTTGGACTATTTGCAATATTTGTATGGTTTGTTTGGCGATTGGTCTTTGGCTCTAGCAGCTTATAACTGGGGTGAGGGCAATATGAGCCGCGCGGTGAACCGTGCAATGGCTGCTGGTTTGCCGCCTACTTATGAAAATTTGCGTATGCCAAATGAAACGCGTAATTATGTGCCTAAATTGTTGGCAGTACGTAATTTGGTTCGCAATCCGCAGTCTTATGGTTTGAGTTTGCCTGATATTAAATCTGAGCCGTATTTTAAGGCGGTTGAAGTGAAAACGCCGATGGATATTATGGCGGCGGCTCATTTGGCGAATATCTCTGAAGATGAGTTTTTGCGTTTGAATCCTGCTTTTAAAACGCCTGTTTTTATTCCGAAAGACAATCGCCGCATGTTATTGCCTGTGGATTCTGTGCGTACGTTTGAAAGCAATTATAAAGATGCGGATAAAAAGGCGTTGTTGTCTTGGGATGTGTTTACACCTGATTCGCGTATGGCATTGACGGATATTGCTAATCAAACGGGTAGTAGTGTGTCTGAACTGAAGCAATTGAATGGTGTGAGTGGTACGCATATTAATGCGGGTCGTAGTATTTTAGTGGCTAAGAATCGTGCATCGGGCATTCGTTCTATTGCAGATTTTGCTAAAGCGGATGTGGACAATACGCCTGATACATTTGTTGAGCAGCAACCTGTATTAAGAGCGGGTGCTTTGAATACGGTTGTTCCTGTTGCTCGCACTACACCAGTTGTGGCTACTAGCAATCAAATTAAAGCACCTGTTCAAGAGGTTGTTGCGACTACATCTGTGGCTACTTCAGTAGTAACTGAGGCTGTTTATACGTCTGTTGCACAGCCTGCCCCAAAAGCAGAAGTGGCTCAAGCCAATACTGTTGAAGCGTCTACACCTGTTGAAACAACTGTAACTCAAGTAATTAATATTCCAGTTATTCCTGAAGAAAGTGAAGCTACTCGTTTGACTCAAGAAGCTCAAGAACGTGCTGAAACGCAAGAGCGTATTCGTGTTGCACTGGCAAAAGCTGATGCTGAAGAGGCTAAAGCTCGTGCCATTTCGGAACTGCGTGCTGCTGAAGAGCGTAAGCGTCAGCAACAAATTGCGGCTGCTGAAAAAGCTAAAGCCGAAGCTCAGGCTAAAGCCGAAGCTGTGGCTGCTAAGAAAGCAGAGCTGGAGTTGGCTCAGGCTAAAGCGAAAGGTATTCATAAAGTAAGCAGCGGGGATACTTTATCTAGCATTGCTGTTCGTTATGATGTAAGCGTAGCCGATTTGGTTTTTGCCAACAATATTAAGGCTAATCATATTGAAACAGGGCAAACGCTTAAAATCAATGTGAGAAATAGTGCAAAAGCGGCAGAATTGGCAGCAGTGAAGAAAGCTGAATTGGAGTTGGCACAAGCTAAAGGGATACATAAAGTAGTTAATGGAGATACTTTGTTTAATATTGCTGGCCGTTATGATGTAAGCGTTGCGGATTTGATTGCGGCAAATAATATTAAAGGCAATCATATTGAAATTGGTCAGAAGCTAAAGGTTACTGTTAAGAATAGTGCTAAACGCACAGAAACAACAAAAGTAGAGAATGATAGCCGTAAATCTGATGCGTCGAAATCTATAATCCCAGCAACGCATACCGTTAAAAAAGGTGAGACGTTAGAAGGGTTAGCTGCGCGCTATGGCTTAAAAGTGAATGATTTGAAACGTTTTAATAATGGTGAAAGCACAATTAAGGTTGGACAAAAAATTAAATTGTCATAA
- the rpoD gene encoding RNA polymerase sigma factor RpoD, with product MSERIIDNDNEEQNENRALTPEEQRERLRRLIILGKERGYITYAEINDALPDDMSDAEQIDNIVNMIQGLGIQVTEEAPDADSLLMSDNSAAVTDEDAVAEAEAALSQADSEFGRTTDPVRMYMREMGQVNLLTREDEIKIAKEIEHALKNMIQAISACPGSVGEILALIDQVKKDEIRVDEVVEAIIDPNEVLLNELGLGHLESSLNSADEASDEDESDEDDEDDGGDVSGGMDNQQNLEELKAQVLEHFKQIEKSYGLMNKALDKHDSKHAKYLEHRDAIAQKLLKVRFSTRQIENLSANLRGRVEQIRKLEREIRDICLERVRMDRQYFIDSFLPNATNLDWLEEEIAKKRVWSEALDRFRHAILEKQTEMANLEAHARISITELKEISKNMSASERETAQAKQKMIQANLRLVISIAKKYTNRGLQFLDLIQEGNIGLMKAVDKFEYRRGYKFSTYATWWIRQAITRSIADQARTIRIPVHMIETINKMNRISRQYLQETGEDPDSAKLAELMEMPEDKIRKIMKIAKEPISMETPVGDDDDSHLGDFIEDVNNVAPAEAAMYSSLREVTADVLESLTPREAKVLRMRFGIDMNTDHTLEEVGKQFDVTRERIRQIEAKALRKLRHPTRSDKLKSFLDSEEGK from the coding sequence ATGTCTGAACGAATTATTGACAACGATAACGAAGAACAAAACGAAAATCGCGCCTTAACCCCCGAAGAGCAACGTGAACGCTTGCGTCGCCTGATTATTTTGGGCAAAGAACGCGGCTACATCACTTACGCTGAAATCAACGACGCGCTGCCTGATGATATGTCAGACGCAGAGCAAATCGACAACATCGTCAATATGATTCAAGGCTTGGGTATTCAAGTAACCGAAGAAGCCCCTGACGCAGATTCTTTGTTGATGAGCGATAACAGCGCAGCCGTTACCGATGAAGACGCGGTTGCGGAAGCCGAAGCTGCTTTGTCGCAAGCTGATTCTGAATTTGGTCGCACCACAGACCCTGTACGTATGTATATGCGCGAAATGGGGCAAGTGAACTTGCTGACACGTGAAGACGAAATCAAAATCGCCAAAGAAATTGAACATGCGTTGAAAAACATGATTCAAGCCATTTCAGCCTGTCCAGGTTCAGTTGGCGAAATCTTGGCGTTGATTGACCAAGTGAAAAAAGACGAAATTCGCGTTGATGAAGTGGTGGAAGCCATTATTGACCCGAATGAAGTTTTGCTGAACGAATTGGGTTTGGGACACTTGGAAAGCAGCCTGAACAGTGCAGATGAAGCCAGCGATGAAGATGAATCTGATGAAGATGACGAAGATGATGGCGGCGATGTTTCAGGCGGCATGGACAACCAACAAAACTTGGAAGAATTAAAAGCCCAAGTACTGGAACACTTCAAGCAAATTGAAAAAAGCTACGGTTTGATGAACAAAGCGTTGGATAAACACGACAGCAAACACGCGAAATATTTAGAACACCGCGATGCGATTGCGCAAAAATTGTTGAAAGTACGTTTCTCTACTCGCCAAATTGAGAATTTGAGTGCCAACTTGCGTGGTCGCGTGGAGCAAATTCGCAAATTAGAACGCGAAATCCGCGATATTTGCTTGGAACGTGTCCGCATGGACAGACAATATTTCATTGATAGTTTCTTGCCAAACGCGACTAACTTGGATTGGCTGGAAGAAGAAATTGCGAAAAAACGTGTTTGGAGTGAAGCACTTGACCGTTTCCGTCATGCGATTTTGGAAAAACAAACTGAAATGGCTAATTTGGAAGCGCATGCGCGTATTTCCATTACTGAGCTGAAAGAAATCAGCAAAAACATGTCGGCAAGCGAGCGCGAAACGGCGCAAGCGAAACAAAAAATGATTCAAGCGAACTTGCGTTTGGTGATTTCGATTGCGAAAAAATACACCAACCGTGGTTTGCAATTCTTGGATTTGATTCAAGAAGGTAACATTGGATTGATGAAAGCTGTGGATAAATTTGAATACCGCCGTGGTTACAAATTCTCCACATACGCAACGTGGTGGATTCGCCAAGCAATTACACGTTCGATTGCCGACCAAGCGCGCACCATTCGTATCCCAGTTCACATGATTGAAACGATTAACAAGATGAACCGCATTTCGCGTCAATATCTGCAAGAAACAGGAGAAGATCCTGATTCTGCAAAATTGGCGGAATTGATGGAAATGCCTGAAGACAAAATCCGCAAAATCATGAAAATCGCCAAAGAGCCAATCTCTATGGAAACGCCTGTGGGTGATGACGATGATTCGCACTTGGGCGACTTTATTGAAGACGTGAATAACGTTGCGCCGGCAGAAGCGGCGATGTATTCAAGTTTGCGTGAAGTAACGGCAGATGTGTTGGAAAGCCTGACACCGCGTGAAGCAAAAGTGTTGCGTATGCGCTTTGGTATTGATATGAATACTGACCACACGTTGGAAGAAGTGGGTAAACAGTTTGATGTTACGCGTGAACGTATTCGCCAAATTGAAGCAAAAGCGTTGCGTAAATTGCGCCATCCAACGCGCTCTGATAAGCTGAAAAGTTTCTTGGATAGCGAAGAAGGTAAGTAA
- a CDS encoding TolC family protein, with the protein MKKISPLYLIFSLFCTQSVNAFTLQEAWAAAKEYSADYQSAQFQRDASMEQRKQARAAFLPHIAANANYQHQPPSVSSTKKSKTWNIQLSQTLFDASKMAQYRQSKYNSQAAEQRFNAKSEDLLLKVSETYFNLLLSKDTVSAHASEKAAYAQQVKQAQEMFKRGAAVALDIHEAQAGYDNALAQEIAAIAEKQVLENQLNNYTGLDSKTISPIHTQNLIEQYLPKFQQYSLAEWQQMALLNNPEYQTQLLTVRSAEEAINVAKNSRFPTVTANVGYQSLTQKSSNQSRNYRYHGEGPVVSVQLSLPLYTGGELSSKIRENSARYESENAQLIEMERKIKLAVRQAHTEGNATHYQILAQERVLASSRLKLKSTETGQQHGMRNRLEVIRARQEVAQAEQKLAQVRYRFLIAYLTLVKESGLGVESIENI; encoded by the coding sequence ATGAAAAAAATTTCACCTTTATATTTGATATTTAGTCTATTTTGTACTCAATCTGTCAATGCATTTACACTACAAGAAGCGTGGGCAGCAGCTAAGGAATACTCAGCAGATTATCAATCAGCTCAATTTCAACGTGATGCCAGTATGGAGCAACGTAAACAAGCAAGAGCTGCTTTTTTGCCACATATTGCAGCAAATGCTAATTATCAGCATCAGCCCCCTTCTGTGTCTAGCACAAAAAAATCTAAAACTTGGAATATACAACTGAGTCAAACATTATTTGATGCCAGTAAAATGGCACAATATCGTCAAAGCAAATATAACAGCCAAGCAGCTGAACAACGATTCAATGCTAAAAGTGAAGATTTATTATTGAAAGTAAGCGAAACTTATTTTAATTTATTGCTAAGCAAAGATACTGTTTCAGCACACGCTTCTGAAAAAGCCGCTTATGCTCAACAGGTTAAACAAGCACAAGAAATGTTTAAACGTGGTGCAGCTGTTGCACTAGACATTCACGAAGCGCAAGCAGGTTATGATAATGCGTTGGCACAAGAAATTGCCGCTATTGCAGAAAAACAGGTTTTAGAAAATCAATTAAATAACTACACAGGTTTAGATAGCAAAACCATTTCACCCATTCACACTCAAAATTTGATTGAGCAGTATTTGCCAAAATTTCAGCAATACAGTTTGGCAGAATGGCAACAAATGGCTCTTCTCAATAATCCTGAATATCAAACGCAATTATTGACTGTGCGAAGTGCGGAAGAGGCTATAAATGTCGCTAAAAATAGCCGTTTTCCAACAGTTACAGCTAATGTTGGTTATCAAAGCCTCACTCAAAAGTCATCTAACCAAAGCCGTAATTATCGCTATCACGGTGAAGGACCTGTTGTTTCTGTACAATTAAGCCTCCCTTTGTATACTGGTGGCGAATTAAGCAGCAAAATCCGAGAAAATAGTGCACGCTATGAATCGGAAAATGCTCAATTAATTGAGATGGAACGTAAAATTAAACTAGCAGTTCGCCAAGCCCATACAGAAGGAAATGCTACCCATTACCAAATTCTAGCGCAAGAACGCGTATTAGCAAGCAGCCGATTAAAACTAAAATCTACCGAGACTGGACAGCAGCATGGTATGAGAAATCGTTTAGAAGTTATTCGTGCTAGACAAGAAGTTGCCCAAGCAGAACAAAAGTTAGCACAAGTTCGCTATCGTTTTTTGATTGCTTATTTAACGCTAGTGAAAGAAAGTGGATTGGGTGTAGAAAGTATTGAGAATATATGA
- a CDS encoding IS1 family transposase: MKTEITLICPRCQGQNIKKNGYSGNRKQKYFCKDCCRNFIGDHNLTYKGCHSKADEQVWRMTVRGCGIRDIAAITGYSKDKVQAALKRHEFEPFPKQKHYSTLEIDEFWTFVGNKSNKVWLVYAYHRESGEIVAYVWGKHDLATARALKQRLKELRITYDRMATDDWAAFLNVFSNEEWHLVGKQHTVGIEGNNCRLRHKVRRAFRKTCCFSKSMFYHKKVFDLAFFDIHFGIV; this comes from the coding sequence GTGAAAACAGAAATAACTCTAATTTGTCCTCGCTGCCAAGGACAAAATATAAAGAAAAATGGCTACTCTGGCAATCGTAAACAAAAGTATTTTTGTAAAGATTGCTGCCGTAATTTTATTGGCGACCATAACCTTACCTATAAGGGTTGTCATTCCAAAGCTGATGAACAGGTTTGGAGAATGACCGTTAGAGGTTGTGGCATTCGCGATATTGCAGCAATTACGGGTTACAGCAAAGACAAAGTTCAGGCTGCCTTAAAACGCCATGAGTTTGAGCCATTTCCTAAACAAAAACATTACTCTACACTTGAAATAGACGAGTTTTGGACATTTGTCGGTAACAAGTCTAATAAAGTGTGGCTAGTCTATGCCTATCACAGAGAAAGTGGCGAAATTGTCGCTTACGTTTGGGGTAAGCACGATTTAGCAACAGCGCGAGCACTCAAACAGCGTTTAAAAGAATTACGCATAACTTACGACAGAATGGCGACCGACGACTGGGCTGCATTTTTAAATGTCTTTTCAAATGAAGAATGGCATCTAGTTGGTAAGCAACACACAGTTGGCATTGAGGGTAATAACTGTCGTTTACGGCACAAAGTAAGGCGAGCGTTTAGAAAAACGTGTTGCTTTTCTAAAAGTATGTTTTATCATAAGAAAGTTTTTGATTTGGCTTTCTTTGATATTCACTTTGGCATTGTTTAG
- the pgsA gene encoding CDP-diacylglycerol--glycerol-3-phosphate 3-phosphatidyltransferase translates to MQWNIPIGLTWMRIALIPVFTALFYIPNTWIAEETVNITAAAIFAVAGITDWLDGFLARHWKQTSDFGAFLDPVADKLMVAVALILLVKLNRTLDLYAMIIIGREITISALREWMAQMGKRNSVAVAYIGKLKTAAQMAAIFLLLLHTSPVGNFGLHFIGNLLMFIASVLTVWSMFYYLKMAWKEFQ, encoded by the coding sequence ATGCAGTGGAATATACCTATTGGATTAACTTGGATGAGGATTGCGCTTATCCCAGTCTTTACCGCTTTGTTCTATATACCGAATACGTGGATAGCGGAAGAAACAGTTAATATTACTGCTGCTGCTATTTTTGCGGTGGCAGGAATAACAGATTGGCTTGATGGTTTTTTGGCGCGACATTGGAAGCAAACATCTGATTTTGGCGCGTTCCTTGACCCTGTTGCAGATAAGTTAATGGTAGCTGTTGCGTTGATTTTGCTGGTTAAGCTCAATCGAACATTAGACTTGTATGCCATGATTATCATTGGGCGTGAAATTACCATTTCTGCATTGCGTGAATGGATGGCGCAAATGGGAAAAAGGAATAGTGTTGCTGTTGCTTATATCGGTAAATTGAAAACGGCTGCGCAAATGGCTGCTATTTTTTTATTATTGCTGCATACATCGCCAGTTGGCAATTTTGGCTTACATTTTATTGGTAACTTATTGATGTTTATAGCATCAGTTTTAACCGTATGGTCTATGTTTTATTATTTGAAAATGGCATGGAAAGAATTTCAGTAA
- a CDS encoding 3'-5' exonuclease family protein, with product MLSSFNELAAHFAHYPTPVVIIDLETTGGNLTTDRITEIAFLHFWQGKITPIQQLINPTTPISSFVQDLTGISNEMVATAPQFADFAPNILPLLRGSLLIAHNSKFDYTILRHEFQRMGVPFATPALCSVQLSRKLYPEFYKHNLDTIIERHNIAVEDRHRAMSDVLALAEFLQLSVKERGESAWFQAAKQLFNPPMLPENVNPSIFQAAFELSDNFGVSIWYDAAGQTFALHEHEHAFREVAVLLRQSTYARAAKLVFVPTLGALHNVQTRAEIMAEHGLLPADEIVRHSILVQQDIVSGCLKTRIRPLRAGFYDKPPRGLFLNTKAAKRALSAWAKEQDLCPNMLGILPDELPKGTPCPVSVVGKCSAACEAQDVAAHNMAVQAALVYLPVCDWGKSKRVCVTEVDKLSGRAVVIVCDSGAILLSDGRWFVSADALAVMKQKFKTAKHEIKTAQKIGSLKIF from the coding sequence ATGCTTTCATCTTTTAATGAACTAGCTGCACATTTTGCCCACTATCCTACCCCCGTTGTGATTATCGATTTAGAAACCACGGGCGGAAATTTAACCACAGACAGAATCACGGAAATCGCTTTCCTGCATTTTTGGCAAGGCAAAATCACGCCCATTCAACAACTGATTAACCCAACGACTCCCATCAGCAGCTTTGTGCAAGACTTAACAGGCATCAGCAACGAAATGGTTGCCACCGCACCACAATTTGCCGATTTCGCTCCCAACATTTTACCCCTGTTGCGTGGCAGTCTGCTGATTGCGCATAACAGTAAATTTGACTACACCATTCTGCGCCATGAATTTCAGCGCATGGGCGTACCATTTGCCACGCCAGCTTTATGCAGCGTGCAACTATCACGCAAGCTGTACCCCGAATTTTACAAGCATAATTTAGACACGATTATCGAACGCCACAACATCGCCGTGGAAGACCGTCATCGCGCGATGAGCGATGTGTTAGCGTTAGCAGAATTTTTGCAGCTTTCAGTGAAAGAACGCGGCGAAAGTGCATGGTTTCAGGCTGCGAAACAATTATTCAATCCCCCAATGCTGCCTGAAAACGTCAATCCAAGCATTTTTCAGGCAGCGTTTGAATTGTCTGACAATTTTGGCGTTTCGATTTGGTATGATGCAGCAGGGCAAACTTTCGCGTTACACGAGCATGAACACGCGTTTCGTGAAGTGGCGGTTTTGTTGCGACAAAGTACTTACGCGCGCGCGGCAAAACTGGTTTTCGTACCAACGCTAGGCGCATTGCATAACGTGCAAACTCGCGCGGAAATCATGGCGGAACATGGTTTGCTGCCAGCCGATGAAATCGTGCGTCATTCCATTTTGGTGCAGCAAGACATCGTTTCAGGCTGCCTGAAAACGCGCATTCGCCCTTTGCGTGCAGGTTTTTATGATAAACCGCCGCGCGGCTTGTTTTTGAACACAAAAGCGGCAAAACGCGCATTATCCGCATGGGCGAAAGAGCAGGATTTGTGCCCGAATATGCTGGGCATTTTGCCTGACGAGTTGCCAAAAGGAACGCCTTGCCCTGTGAGCGTCGTTGGTAAATGCTCGGCGGCATGTGAAGCGCAGGACGTAGCGGCGCACAATATGGCGGTTCAGGCTGCGCTAGTATATTTGCCTGTTTGCGATTGGGGCAAATCCAAGCGCGTGTGCGTAACAGAAGTGGATAAACTGAGCGGTCGTGCAGTTGTGATTGTGTGTGATAGCGGCGCGATTTTGCTGTCTGACGGACGTTGGTTTGTGAGCGCGGACGCGTTGGCTGTGATGAAACAAAAATTCAAAACGGCGAAACATGAAATCAAAACTGCTCAAAAAATAGGCAGTCTGAAAATATTTTGA